One Fontisphaera persica DNA window includes the following coding sequences:
- a CDS encoding cell division protein FtsQ/DivIB, with product MWPFGNKNKNRRQDRPRVLEVNRGGVRLRSDRLRLASKAMAFSLLALLGLFLMWRSWSWLMDQLIYNNPTFSIQTIDIQSDGVISPEQIRRWADLKVGQNLFALDLNRVKRDLELVPMIASVSVERVLPQTLRLRITEREAVAQVLQPMGPGVRDPVVFTLDASGFVMLPVSPGQRAIPWGATNQFLPVITGVNYVELRPGRVVESPQVKAALRLITLFERSPMAGLVDIRWIDLTSPEVMVVQTSQGARISFGMDNLERQLWRWRAVHDYVQRQGRALASLDLSVANNVPYTTVDAAAVPPASPKPAKTVRTTSRKKDV from the coding sequence ATGTGGCCCTTTGGCAACAAAAACAAGAACCGGCGACAGGACCGCCCGCGCGTCCTGGAAGTCAACCGCGGCGGCGTCCGCTTGCGCTCGGACCGCCTCCGCCTGGCCTCCAAGGCCATGGCCTTCTCCCTGCTCGCCCTGCTCGGCTTGTTTCTCATGTGGCGGAGCTGGAGCTGGTTGATGGACCAGCTCATCTACAACAACCCCACCTTCTCCATCCAGACCATTGACATCCAATCCGACGGCGTCATCTCCCCGGAACAAATCCGCCGCTGGGCGGATTTGAAAGTCGGCCAGAATCTTTTTGCCCTTGACCTCAACCGCGTCAAACGCGACCTCGAACTCGTCCCCATGATTGCCTCTGTTTCCGTCGAGCGCGTCCTGCCGCAAACCCTCCGCCTCCGCATCACCGAGCGCGAGGCCGTGGCCCAGGTCCTCCAACCCATGGGGCCGGGCGTCCGCGACCCCGTCGTCTTTACCCTCGACGCCTCCGGCTTTGTCATGCTCCCGGTCTCCCCCGGCCAGCGCGCCATCCCTTGGGGCGCCACCAATCAATTTCTCCCCGTCATCACCGGCGTCAATTATGTCGAGCTCCGCCCCGGCCGCGTGGTGGAATCCCCCCAGGTCAAGGCCGCCCTCCGCCTCATCACCCTCTTCGAGCGCTCCCCCATGGCCGGCCTGGTGGACATTCGCTGGATTGATTTGACCAGCCCGGAGGTCATGGTCGTCCAAACCAGCCAGGGCGCCCGCATTTCTTTTGGCATGGACAACCTCGAACGCCAGCTCTGGCGCTGGCGCGCCGTCCATGACTACGTCCAGCGCCAGGGCCGCGCCCTCGCCTCCCTCGATTTGTCCGTCGCCAACAACGTCCCTTACACCACCGTGGACGCTGCGGCCGTGCCACCCGCTTCCCCCAAGCCGGCCAAAACCGTCCGCACCACCTCGCGCAAAAAAGATGTTTAG
- the ftsA gene encoding cell division protein FtsA, whose amino-acid sequence MFRSSSLLVGLEIGTAKVVAVVGEMSPAGTLSLIGIGQCASRGVRKGEIVDPVQAAEDVRVAIAEAEKNADVEIRSVYLGVTGGHLQGLTNRGVHQIVSVDRDITEEDVQQVIQNARAVVIPPANTIIHTMRQDFTVDGQSGIPNPVRMLGSRLEVDVHVVHGNDNRIKTAMRVVQGLQLQLDGVAFNGLASALAVLTHEDKEMGSLVIDLGAGVTEYVIYAGGLCKHTGVLAVGGDHISNDLAIGLKVPLGRAEELKIKYGSAVLRPEYAGQTVALETDHGLHMRTINLEHLNRIMALRVEEIFQLIEADLAQTGWLDHLRRGVFLVGGGARIPEIQQLAEQIFQLPVYLGRAGSINSIQSTQDQPEFATAIGLVKFGSIQQKRQPGLLDRFRDTLSGLMQRG is encoded by the coding sequence ATGTTTAGAAGCTCCTCCCTCCTCGTCGGCCTCGAAATCGGCACCGCCAAAGTCGTGGCGGTGGTGGGCGAAATGAGCCCCGCCGGCACCCTCAGCCTCATCGGCATCGGCCAGTGCGCCTCCCGCGGCGTCCGCAAGGGCGAAATCGTGGACCCCGTCCAGGCGGCGGAAGATGTCCGCGTCGCCATCGCCGAAGCCGAGAAAAATGCCGACGTCGAAATCCGCAGTGTCTATCTGGGCGTCACCGGCGGGCACCTGCAGGGCCTCACCAATCGCGGCGTCCATCAGATTGTCTCCGTGGACCGCGACATCACCGAGGAGGACGTCCAGCAGGTCATCCAAAACGCCCGCGCCGTCGTCATTCCCCCGGCCAACACCATCATTCACACCATGCGCCAGGACTTCACCGTGGACGGCCAGTCCGGCATCCCCAACCCCGTCCGCATGCTCGGCTCCCGCCTCGAAGTGGACGTCCACGTCGTCCACGGCAACGACAACCGCATCAAAACCGCCATGCGCGTCGTCCAGGGCCTCCAGCTCCAGCTCGATGGTGTCGCCTTCAACGGCCTCGCCTCCGCCCTCGCCGTCCTTACCCACGAAGACAAGGAAATGGGCTCCCTCGTCATTGATTTGGGCGCCGGCGTCACCGAATATGTCATCTATGCCGGCGGCCTCTGCAAACATACCGGCGTCCTCGCCGTCGGCGGCGACCACATCAGCAACGACCTCGCCATCGGCCTCAAAGTCCCCCTCGGCCGCGCCGAGGAATTGAAAATTAAATACGGCAGCGCCGTCCTCCGCCCCGAATACGCCGGCCAGACCGTGGCGCTCGAAACCGACCACGGCCTCCACATGCGCACCATCAACCTCGAACACCTCAACCGCATCATGGCCTTGCGCGTCGAGGAAATCTTCCAGTTGATTGAAGCCGACCTCGCCCAGACCGGCTGGCTCGACCACTTGCGCCGCGGCGTCTTCCTTGTGGGCGGCGGCGCCCGCATCCCCGAAATCCAGCAACTCGCTGAACAGATTTTCCAACTGCCGGTGTATCTGGGCCGCGCCGGCTCCATCAACAGCATCCAATCCACCCAGGACCAGCCCGAATTCGCCACCGCCATCGGTCTGGTGAAATTTGGCTCCATCCAGCAAAAACGCCAGCCCGGTTTGTTGGACCGCTTCCGGGACACCCTCAGTGGTTTGATGCAACGCGGATAA
- a CDS encoding D-alanine--D-alanine ligase family protein: MSHPLHIAVFLGGPSAEREVSLRSGAAVARALRALGHQVTEVDAQPGRWALPPGAEVVFLALHGTYGEDGAIQQELEHLGVPYTGCGPEASRLAFDKALTKQRCLAAGVPTAPFVVVDNPAAPWPPGWAPPLVVKPVCQGSSVGLAFVDSPAQWRAALEHALQFDRRALVEPRLFGRETTVGILDAQPLPIVEVRPKRGAYDYQNKYTAGATEYLCPAPLPPDVTARAQAAAVGAFQAIGGRDYARVDIMITPAGDPMVLEINTLPGMTETSLLPKAALAAGLDYGALCQRMIDLALRRAGRRGPLEKLLV; the protein is encoded by the coding sequence ATGAGCCACCCTTTGCACATCGCGGTCTTCTTGGGCGGCCCTTCCGCCGAGCGTGAAGTCTCCCTCCGCTCCGGCGCGGCGGTGGCACGGGCCTTGCGCGCCTTGGGCCATCAGGTCACCGAAGTGGACGCCCAACCCGGACGCTGGGCCCTCCCGCCCGGCGCCGAAGTCGTCTTCCTTGCCTTGCACGGCACTTATGGGGAAGACGGCGCCATTCAGCAGGAGTTGGAACACCTTGGCGTGCCCTACACCGGCTGCGGCCCGGAAGCCAGCCGCCTGGCTTTTGACAAGGCCCTCACCAAACAACGCTGCCTCGCGGCCGGCGTCCCTACCGCGCCTTTTGTCGTGGTGGATAACCCCGCCGCCCCCTGGCCGCCTGGCTGGGCGCCGCCCCTGGTGGTCAAACCCGTCTGCCAGGGATCGAGCGTCGGCCTCGCCTTCGTGGACTCCCCCGCCCAATGGCGCGCCGCCCTTGAGCACGCCCTGCAATTCGACCGCCGCGCCCTCGTGGAACCCCGCCTCTTCGGACGCGAAACCACCGTGGGCATCCTCGACGCCCAGCCCCTCCCCATCGTAGAAGTGCGCCCCAAACGCGGCGCCTACGACTATCAGAACAAATACACCGCCGGCGCCACCGAATACCTCTGCCCCGCGCCCCTTCCGCCCGACGTCACCGCCCGCGCCCAGGCCGCCGCCGTGGGCGCCTTCCAGGCCATTGGCGGACGCGACTACGCGCGCGTGGACATCATGATTACTCCCGCCGGCGACCCCATGGTTCTGGAAATCAACACCCTCCCCGGCATGACCGAAACCAGCCTCTTGCCCAAGGCCGCCCTGGCCGCCGGCCTGGATTACGGCGCCCTTTGCCAGCGCATGATTGATTTGGCGCTCCGCCGGGCAGGCCGCCGCGGCCCCCTTGAAAAATTATTGGTTTAA
- the hemB gene encoding porphobilinogen synthase: MNTWFAGEFPVRRLRRLRQTEALRRLVRETRLSAEQLVLPLFVRHGRGVRQPVSSMPGVFQLSVDELVKEVATAQEAGVGAVLLFGLPARKDARASEAYAAQGIVQKAVRELKRTFPQLVVITDVCLCEYMSHGHCGVVAQGDRTGRVLNDATLKLLAKTAVSHAEAGADMVAPSDMMDGRVRAIREALDEAGWVETPIMAYAAKFASAFYGPFREAAESAPGFGDRRSYQMDPANGEEALREVALDVAEGADVVMVKPALAYLDVLYRVKTTFGLPTAAYAVSAEYSMIQAAGAKGWIDAAAVQWECLLAMRRAGADILITYAAVEVARRLQKTA, translated from the coding sequence ATGAATACGTGGTTTGCGGGTGAGTTTCCGGTGCGGCGGCTGCGGCGTTTGCGGCAAACGGAAGCGCTGCGGCGGCTGGTGCGCGAGACGCGGCTGAGCGCGGAGCAGTTGGTGCTGCCGTTGTTTGTGCGGCATGGGCGCGGGGTGCGGCAGCCGGTCAGCTCGATGCCGGGGGTATTTCAGCTTTCGGTGGACGAGCTGGTGAAAGAGGTGGCGACGGCGCAGGAGGCCGGCGTGGGGGCGGTGCTGTTGTTTGGTTTGCCGGCGCGGAAGGACGCGCGGGCGAGCGAGGCGTATGCGGCGCAGGGCATCGTGCAGAAGGCGGTGCGGGAGCTGAAGCGAACTTTTCCGCAACTGGTGGTGATTACAGATGTGTGTCTGTGCGAGTACATGAGCCACGGGCATTGCGGGGTGGTGGCGCAGGGGGACCGGACGGGGCGGGTGCTGAATGATGCGACGTTGAAGCTGCTGGCCAAAACGGCCGTGAGTCACGCGGAGGCGGGGGCGGACATGGTGGCGCCGAGCGACATGATGGATGGGCGGGTGCGGGCGATTCGGGAGGCGCTGGATGAGGCGGGTTGGGTGGAGACGCCCATCATGGCGTACGCGGCCAAATTTGCCTCGGCTTTTTATGGGCCATTTCGGGAGGCGGCGGAGTCGGCGCCGGGGTTTGGGGATCGGCGGAGTTATCAGATGGATCCGGCCAATGGGGAGGAGGCGTTGCGAGAGGTGGCGCTGGATGTGGCGGAGGGGGCGGATGTGGTGATGGTCAAACCGGCGCTGGCGTATCTGGATGTATTGTACCGCGTGAAAACGACTTTTGGGTTGCCGACGGCGGCGTATGCGGTAAGCGCCGAGTATTCCATGATTCAGGCGGCGGGGGCGAAGGGATGGATAGACGCGGCGGCAGTGCAATGGGAATGCCTGCTGGCGATGCGCCGGGCCGGGGCGGACATTCTGATCACGTATGCGGCGGTGGAGGTGGCCCGGCGTTTGCAGAAGACGGCTTGA
- the murC gene encoding UDP-N-acetylmuramate--L-alanine ligase, with protein MNRYELDTWGVEELLRRAGSSLAVHLIGAGGCGMSGLGHLLLDLGCRVTGSDLQDNAETAGLRARGAMVHQGHAASHITAAAPHLVVRSSAVPEDNPEWRQAREAGIPLARRAPVLAALAHRQRPLCVAGMHGKTTTTAWLAFALEQLGASPSYAVGWLTPQLSPHARYSHGQANGQPPWFVLEADESDGTLLEFRPHAAILLNVDEDHLDYFQDFAAVRLEFQQFADQVRGGPLLYCLDDERLAGLMKRRPDALAYGCHPLAHYRLEFIHCRPQPGPSGAAPEPASCFEIWHQRRRLGEFHTRLLGAQNLSNAAAVIAMLHQLGYAVDDIARAVAGFSGAARRQQCLYRDAHVAVYDDYGHHPNEIRLTLQAMRSLSPQRLLVAFQPHRYTRTQKLVEQFATCFKGADRLWLLPIYPASEPPIPGVDSEWLAQAIRTEGQPVELCEQPAALAQAVRAQLQPGDLALFIGAGADITVAAHLLASQLRADNPLPASPGAAAGAGGAPPAGRCCGRFR; from the coding sequence ATGAACCGTTACGAGTTGGACACGTGGGGGGTGGAAGAGCTGCTGCGCCGCGCCGGCAGCAGCCTGGCGGTGCATTTGATTGGCGCGGGCGGCTGCGGCATGAGCGGCCTCGGCCATCTCCTGCTGGACCTGGGCTGCCGCGTCACCGGCTCCGATTTGCAGGACAACGCCGAGACCGCCGGCCTGCGGGCCCGCGGGGCGATGGTGCACCAGGGACATGCCGCGTCCCACATCACCGCCGCCGCCCCCCATCTGGTGGTCCGCAGCTCCGCCGTGCCCGAGGACAACCCCGAATGGCGCCAGGCGCGCGAAGCCGGCATACCCCTCGCCCGCCGCGCCCCCGTCCTGGCCGCGCTCGCCCACCGCCAGCGGCCGCTGTGCGTCGCCGGCATGCACGGCAAAACCACCACCACCGCCTGGCTCGCTTTCGCCCTGGAACAGCTCGGCGCCTCCCCCAGCTATGCCGTGGGCTGGCTCACCCCGCAATTATCACCCCATGCCCGCTACTCCCACGGCCAGGCCAACGGCCAGCCCCCCTGGTTTGTCCTCGAAGCCGATGAAAGCGACGGCACCCTCCTCGAATTCCGCCCCCACGCCGCCATCCTCCTCAACGTGGACGAAGACCATCTCGACTACTTCCAGGACTTCGCCGCTGTCCGCCTCGAATTTCAACAATTCGCCGACCAGGTCCGCGGCGGCCCCTTGCTCTACTGCCTCGACGACGAGCGCCTGGCCGGTTTGATGAAACGCCGCCCCGATGCCCTCGCTTACGGCTGTCATCCCCTGGCCCATTACCGCCTCGAATTCATCCATTGCCGCCCGCAGCCCGGCCCCTCCGGCGCCGCGCCCGAACCCGCCTCCTGCTTTGAAATCTGGCACCAACGCCGGCGCCTCGGCGAATTTCATACCCGCCTCCTTGGCGCCCAAAACCTCAGCAACGCCGCCGCCGTCATCGCCATGCTTCATCAACTCGGTTACGCCGTGGACGACATCGCCCGCGCCGTGGCCGGTTTCTCCGGCGCCGCCCGCCGCCAACAATGTCTCTATCGGGATGCGCACGTGGCCGTGTACGATGACTACGGCCATCATCCCAACGAAATCCGCCTCACCCTGCAGGCCATGCGCTCGCTGTCCCCGCAGCGCCTCCTTGTCGCTTTTCAACCGCACCGCTACACCCGCACCCAGAAACTCGTCGAACAATTCGCCACCTGCTTCAAAGGCGCGGACCGCCTCTGGCTCCTCCCCATTTACCCCGCCAGCGAGCCTCCCATCCCCGGCGTGGACAGCGAATGGCTGGCGCAGGCCATCCGCACCGAAGGACAACCCGTCGAGCTTTGCGAACAACCCGCCGCCCTCGCCCAGGCCGTGCGCGCCCAGCTCCAACCGGGTGACCTCGCCCTCTTCATCGGCGCTGGCGCCGACATTACCGTCGCCGCGCATCTACTGGCCTCTCAGCTCCGTGCAGACAATCCACTCCCCGCCAGCCCCGGCGCGGCTGCGGGCGCGGGCGGCGCTCCACCGGCCGGCCGTTGTTGCGGACGCTTCCGTTGA